From Nitrosopumilus sp., a single genomic window includes:
- a CDS encoding 50S ribosomal protein L30, translating into MANAYLVVRIKGQADCPYWATHAMMLLKLDKKYRATILPAKENTLGMLRKVQHYVSWIELDSSLAKELIDKKARKSGYQKITPEDLKTLGFASTDELATALAEGKATLSKLKPIKPWFALAPPVHGFKRSTKKLYGQKGVLGQNKELDTIVRRMI; encoded by the coding sequence ATGGCAAATGCATATCTTGTTGTTAGAATCAAAGGCCAAGCTGATTGTCCTTACTGGGCAACTCATGCAATGATGCTCTTAAAATTAGATAAAAAATATCGTGCAACAATTCTTCCAGCCAAAGAGAATACTTTGGGAATGCTAAGAAAGGTACAACACTATGTATCTTGGATTGAACTTGATTCATCATTAGCAAAAGAATTGATTGACAAAAAAGCAAGAAAATCTGGCTATCAAAAAATTACTCCTGAGGATCTAAAGACTTTGGGATTTGCAAGTACTGATGAATTGGCAACAGCATTGGCTGAAGGCAAAGCAACACTATCAAAACTAAAACCAATAAAACCATGGTTTGCTTTGGCACCACCAGTTCACGGATTCAAAAGAAGTACCAAGAAACTTTATGGACAGAAAGGAGTTCTTGGACAAAACAAAGAACTTGACACTATTGTAAGGAGAATGATTTAA
- a CDS encoding 30S ribosomal protein S5: protein MSQAAQSKGPRGKAAPVYGRGPPGGAKNGDRPKRPRREPEEEVWVPKTILGQKVASGEISSLEEIIELGLRIQEAGIIKKLLPDLKSEVVDVGIIQKMTSNGQSTRFKAIVAAGNENGYLGIGQGKSKQMRIAIEKATSQAYLNVNPIKMGCGSWECRCDQKHSVPFKVRGKGGSVTIEIIPAPRGLGLVAGGKIKRLLELAGLKDAWTTAKGSTPTMNSTSKAILDCLRQTFSQG from the coding sequence ATGAGTCAAGCAGCACAATCCAAAGGTCCACGCGGAAAAGCTGCACCAGTATATGGTAGAGGTCCTCCTGGAGGAGCAAAAAATGGAGACCGTCCAAAAAGACCAAGAAGAGAACCTGAAGAAGAAGTTTGGGTACCAAAAACAATCTTGGGACAAAAAGTAGCATCTGGAGAAATTTCATCTCTGGAAGAAATTATCGAATTAGGATTAAGAATTCAAGAAGCAGGAATTATCAAGAAACTATTGCCTGACTTGAAAAGTGAAGTTGTAGATGTTGGAATCATTCAGAAAATGACTTCAAATGGTCAATCAACTAGATTCAAAGCAATTGTTGCTGCAGGTAATGAGAATGGTTACTTGGGAATCGGTCAAGGAAAATCTAAACAAATGAGAATTGCAATCGAAAAAGCAACCAGCCAAGCTTATCTTAATGTCAACCCAATCAAAATGGGCTGTGGCAGTTGGGAATGCAGATGTGATCAAAAACATTCTGTTCCATTCAAAGTAAGAGGCAAAGGTGGAAGTGTAACAATTGAAATTATTCCTGCACCACGTGGATTAGGTCTTGTAGCAGGAGGTAAAATTAAACGATTATTGGAATTGGCAGGTCTTAAGGACGCATGGACCACTGCAAAAGGTTCAACACCTACAATGAATTCCACTTCTAAAGCAATACTGGATTGTCTAAGACAGACATTTAGTCAAGGTTGA
- a CDS encoding uL15 family ribosomal protein gives MASRLRKTRRLRGGRHMGWGQVGQHRASGHKGGLGITGMKKHHRSTMLKEDPDHYGHDIPKTPHPNIIKKWTSLRDLDDLFTKFGKEEGGKKVVDLESAGYDKLLGGGKITNAYSVKVPQFTASAEEKLKAVGGEVLTNNG, from the coding sequence ATGGCATCTAGATTAAGAAAAACAAGACGACTTAGAGGCGGACGACACATGGGATGGGGACAAGTAGGTCAACACCGTGCAAGTGGTCACAAGGGTGGTCTTGGAATTACTGGTATGAAAAAACATCATAGAAGTACTATGTTGAAAGAAGATCCAGATCATTATGGTCATGATATTCCTAAAACACCTCACCCAAATATTATAAAAAAATGGACTAGCCTTAGAGATCTAGATGACTTGTTCACTAAGTTCGGTAAAGAAGAGGGAGGCAAAAAAGTCGTAGACCTTGAAAGTGCAGGATACGACAAACTCCTTGGCGGCGGAAAAATTACAAATGCATATTCCGTCAAAGTTCCACAATTTACTGCATCTGCAGAAGAGAAACTCAAAGCTGTTGGGGGAGAAGTGTTAACTAACAATGGCTGA